The Acidobacteriota bacterium genome includes a region encoding these proteins:
- a CDS encoding toll/interleukin-1 receptor domain-containing protein has protein sequence MSQSDKPIEVFISYSKHDLPLLEQLVSHLSNLIREQQINIWYDRQMTAGEEWSDEINERLNSAGMVFLLISRDFLSSEYCFEVELPRIIERQDRGETVVVPILLSACEWEKAAFSQYQLLPSTRIPVASWSNVDEAFRDVAIGIRKAVEKLRGESEERARAILSKRAISRHRLPYLCDRSDQEIHLGENLLHYQAKNSGRPILCVIHGDELECHGDFLWRLRYKSLPKFLDLELKQMSVKEYELPLPRRISDQAFRASLGEALLGDSSASREEIWQFVSQHQEPMMISLHLISSDIEECGESLINSFLEFCANWPDLPAGRWLLYCLCLKYQRGGKAGMFDFLKKNKRQQLNQRLCKQIEAMEFSNQSNVFGIVLPELQAITRRDVEWWSRNVCHIPEKEIRAWFETETAISMEDLVGRLQQYV, from the coding sequence GCGAACAGCAAATCAACATTTGGTACGACCGCCAAATGACTGCCGGAGAAGAATGGAGCGATGAGATCAACGAGCGGTTGAATTCCGCTGGGATGGTGTTCCTGCTCATCAGCCGCGATTTTCTTTCATCGGAATACTGTTTTGAGGTCGAACTGCCGCGCATCATCGAACGGCAAGACAGGGGCGAAACCGTAGTGGTTCCCATTCTGCTCAGCGCCTGTGAATGGGAAAAGGCGGCGTTCAGCCAATACCAGTTGCTGCCCAGCACACGGATTCCCGTGGCCAGTTGGTCGAATGTGGACGAAGCCTTCCGCGATGTGGCCATCGGCATTCGCAAAGCCGTCGAAAAGTTACGCGGGGAATCGGAAGAGCGCGCCCGCGCCATTTTGAGCAAACGCGCCATTTCACGCCATCGGCTGCCCTACCTTTGTGATCGCAGCGATCAGGAAATCCACCTCGGAGAAAATCTGCTGCACTATCAGGCGAAAAACAGCGGGCGGCCGATCCTTTGTGTGATTCACGGTGATGAATTGGAATGTCACGGCGATTTTCTTTGGCGATTGCGATACAAATCACTGCCCAAGTTTCTCGATCTGGAATTGAAGCAAATGTCTGTCAAGGAATATGAATTGCCCCTGCCTCGCCGCATTTCCGACCAGGCGTTTCGCGCCAGTTTGGGTGAAGCCTTGTTGGGCGACAGTTCCGCTTCACGCGAAGAAATTTGGCAGTTTGTTTCTCAGCATCAAGAACCGATGATGATCAGTTTGCATTTGATATCTTCCGATATTGAAGAATGCGGAGAATCGTTGATCAATTCGTTTCTGGAATTTTGCGCCAATTGGCCGGATTTGCCTGCCGGACGATGGCTTCTGTATTGCCTGTGTTTGAAGTATCAGCGAGGCGGCAAAGCCGGTATGTTTGATTTTCTGAAAAAGAACAAACGCCAGCAGTTGAACCAGCGGCTTTGCAAACAGATTGAAGCGATGGAATTTTCCAACCAGTCGAATGTGTTCGGAATCGTGTTGCCGGAATTGCAAGCAATCACGCGCCGCGATGTCGAATGGTGGAGCCGCAACGTTTGCCACATCCCGGAAAAAGAAATCCGCGCCTGGTTTGAAACCGAAACCGCAATTTCAATGGAAGATTTGGTTGGCAGGCTTCAACAATATGTTTGA
- a CDS encoding MoxR family ATPase has product MSFPYYTGNPLNRRQDKPAELPGARRARQTDPAGYLPDKGLVDAVNVALLLGQPLLLTGEPGTGKTQLAHSLAWELGFDAPQIFETKSSSAARDLFYGYDTLSRFHAAQTGEGSKESLDYLTWHALGIAILQSRSLADVEQWLTKDFLYNGPRRTVVLIDEIDKAPRDFPNDLLNEVENLYFRVPELGNAHIAASEEMRPILVLTSNSEKNLPEAFLRRCVYYNIPFPDRDRLTEIVMARVGSFENSNSPLLVEALELFFKLREPGSGLRKRPATAELIGWLISLNEMGASAKEPLKRHGAKALSSLSTLIKSADDQETAKRIVENWLK; this is encoded by the coding sequence ATGAGCTTCCCGTATTACACCGGAAATCCGCTGAATCGCCGTCAGGACAAACCCGCCGAACTGCCGGGCGCGCGCCGCGCGCGGCAAACCGACCCCGCCGGATATTTGCCGGACAAAGGCCTGGTTGATGCCGTCAACGTCGCCTTGCTGTTGGGGCAACCTCTGTTGCTGACGGGCGAACCCGGAACGGGCAAAACGCAGCTTGCCCACAGCCTGGCCTGGGAATTGGGTTTTGATGCGCCGCAGATTTTCGAAACAAAATCTTCCAGCGCGGCGCGCGATTTGTTTTATGGCTACGACACGCTCAGCCGGTTTCACGCCGCGCAAACCGGCGAAGGCAGCAAAGAGAGTTTGGATTATTTGACCTGGCACGCGCTGGGAATTGCCATTCTGCAATCGCGATCGCTGGCCGATGTCGAACAGTGGTTGACCAAAGATTTTCTTTACAACGGCCCGCGCCGAACGGTTGTATTGATTGACGAAATTGACAAGGCGCCGCGCGATTTCCCGAACGATCTGCTGAACGAAGTCGAAAACCTTTATTTCCGCGTGCCGGAACTGGGCAATGCCCATATCGCCGCCAGCGAAGAAATGCGCCCGATTCTGGTCTTAACCAGCAACTCGGAAAAGAACTTGCCCGAAGCCTTCCTGCGCCGCTGTGTGTATTACAACATCCCGTTTCCTGATCGGGATCGCCTGACTGAGATCGTGATGGCGCGCGTCGGGAGTTTTGAAAACAGCAATTCGCCGTTGCTGGTTGAGGCGCTTGAGTTGTTTTTCAAACTGCGCGAACCCGGCAGCGGATTGCGCAAACGGCCTGCGACGGCGGAACTGATCGGCTGGTTGATCAGCTTGAATGAAATGGGCGCTTCCGCCAAAGAGCCGTTGAAACGCCATGGCGCAAAAGCACTGAGCAGTTTGAGCACGCTGATCAAAAGCGCCGACGATCAAGAGACGGCAAAACGAATTGTCGAAAATTGGCTGAAGTGA
- a CDS encoding PASTA domain-containing protein has product MAEQRFNPEHIIELAEELRLAGFDIGTQQHIAAQDLLIALAAHNRLPADPREWRSLLAPIFCASPVEQEEFYGRFDLWLKRHPEWTPKPDDLHEPTRREIAIPAAAIHWLRKPAGIVSAALLILLLGFAVFLSLKTNRTLTGQVFSSDGDNLNPLPEAQVEFFNQPAAKTDRDGKFTINYQARNWNRIFNRQVADLTVTHGEHDPLPPIKLDVHNPTHQTIKLQKRQPKIPDQSTITLPPTPEATPPPIPLLPEFTAAKPDVSGTPNPIRWYHWLLIASPLLLFAAWLMLRWRRRRALLQKLQAVGSPNLRRLTVRGASEHLFQSQIFRRAVQDLRRHRRVEVRELDIPATVSATIRRGGMFQPLYGARKALPEYLLLIDRASPSDEQARFADELSQRLEAGGVFVDRFYFQNDPRTCRQREASSPMVTLLDLAARYPDHQLLIFSDGAGFISPLTGEPEHWLTSLSHWPRRVLLTPELDEQTGYPELALAEHDFLVLPANDDGFLALTEAVNAGELPNPKSKPGAGTNASSFPRLILERPKRWLERHEPRPAVLKELCDQLRAFLGEDGWYWLAACAVYPALSWDVTLYLGYKLFADRISNPTVSEGLSFEDRLLSLVRLPWFRYGSMPDWLRLRLIESFTQEQEAAVRRTIETMLLSALEHPQEGIPLELAEPTEANWWPRLKAKWEARWRNKRIAGLIEREPEDSPLKDFVFLGFLSGSRTRRLTVKLPELLNRVLFPQGQAVLGFRPVTVAALAILLSASGAAYVVNRSQQVTNTPPPPSQFYLQWDQAEQSRFIVEKTQQVLSALANNADTPLKEEDFELIRQKVSEYASRVGNGSTYDKFTSPIQNAFQEDLRYVFGRGVKYAPEISAGVAPTTQRKLPVLYLAMLETEFRRCPDTRSDQQGMFLVPSSRPGSVTNRRLGLVNVAEPCNVPVVAAQVASSLWSRVMGYRFSTNSAIQSIAIFGEPSGSIYFSLNIMNGYVWSLVAEQGNPLDEERAKRANYVYRFLAATIVGENPRSFGLEMNPLSSYAKLPAGSVQQEPPGAATAQTGSPRTPRARPTQGTTSQQPTAANCRNDIAESERYVIRTVTVVFGAGSRYDLGDGYVGNIYSPTKLNEINRRVVDQGLPIRYDTRGKPFNTCVQVVATNDCMNDIGSPKCLNVILTEAIPQQPALVIVPDVRAMTLADARRAIESARLRVGSITNTVNPTRLTINGVLRQQPSPGTRVRTGSSVNLEITTAATPTPTPATSSITDREIISLLGSLRDQSSLNRYNRKQSAYALWLRSRKDRASIRTAIAELTPFLKDNDSEVRAWIALALAESGETSNDIRQVLVEASKSDDERIRDNAVKALSGMRQQGR; this is encoded by the coding sequence ATGGCTGAACAACGTTTCAACCCGGAACATATCATCGAACTCGCCGAAGAATTGCGTTTGGCGGGCTTCGACATCGGCACGCAGCAACACATCGCCGCCCAGGATTTGCTGATCGCACTGGCGGCGCACAACCGGCTGCCTGCCGATCCGCGCGAATGGCGCTCGTTGCTGGCGCCGATCTTCTGCGCTTCGCCCGTCGAGCAGGAGGAGTTTTACGGGCGCTTTGATTTGTGGTTGAAGCGTCATCCGGAATGGACTCCGAAACCGGACGATTTGCACGAACCCACACGCCGCGAAATCGCCATCCCCGCTGCAGCGATTCACTGGCTGAGAAAACCGGCTGGCATTGTGTCGGCTGCGCTATTGATTCTGTTGCTTGGCTTTGCTGTATTCCTGTCGCTAAAAACGAATCGCACGCTGACCGGCCAGGTGTTCAGCAGCGACGGCGACAATTTGAATCCGCTCCCCGAAGCGCAAGTCGAATTTTTTAACCAGCCAGCGGCGAAAACGGATCGCGACGGCAAATTCACGATTAATTATCAGGCACGGAACTGGAATCGGATTTTCAATCGGCAAGTGGCGGATTTGACGGTGACGCACGGCGAACACGATCCGCTGCCACCAATCAAGCTGGATGTCCACAATCCGACGCATCAAACCATCAAGCTGCAAAAACGACAGCCGAAAATTCCCGACCAATCAACAATTACGCTTCCTCCGACGCCGGAAGCCACGCCTCCCCCGATTCCTTTGTTGCCGGAATTCACCGCGGCGAAACCCGATGTCAGCGGCACGCCAAATCCGATTCGCTGGTATCACTGGTTATTGATTGCTTCGCCGCTGCTGTTGTTCGCCGCGTGGTTAATGTTGCGCTGGCGTCGCCGCAGGGCGTTGCTGCAAAAGTTGCAAGCGGTGGGCAGTCCGAATTTGCGCCGGTTGACGGTGCGCGGAGCCAGCGAGCATCTGTTCCAAAGCCAAATCTTTCGCCGCGCGGTCCAGGATTTGCGCCGTCATCGTCGCGTTGAAGTCCGCGAGTTGGACATTCCCGCCACGGTCAGCGCCACCATTCGCCGAGGCGGCATGTTCCAACCGCTGTACGGCGCGCGGAAAGCATTGCCTGAATATCTGTTGCTGATTGACCGCGCCAGCCCCAGTGATGAGCAAGCGCGGTTTGCCGACGAGCTTTCGCAGCGTCTGGAAGCGGGCGGCGTGTTCGTGGATCGGTTTTATTTCCAGAACGACCCGCGCACTTGCCGACAGCGCGAAGCCAGTTCGCCGATGGTGACGCTGCTCGATCTGGCTGCGCGCTATCCTGATCATCAATTGCTGATTTTCAGCGATGGCGCGGGATTCATCAGCCCGTTGACCGGCGAACCGGAACATTGGCTGACCAGTTTGTCGCATTGGCCACGCCGCGTGCTGTTGACCCCGGAACTGGACGAACAAACCGGGTATCCTGAGCTGGCGCTCGCAGAACACGATTTTCTGGTATTGCCCGCCAACGATGATGGTTTTCTCGCGCTGACCGAGGCCGTCAATGCGGGGGAATTACCGAATCCGAAGTCCAAACCGGGAGCCGGTACGAACGCTAGCTCCTTTCCGCGCTTGATTTTGGAGCGACCGAAACGCTGGCTGGAACGCCACGAACCGCGCCCGGCTGTGTTGAAAGAATTGTGCGATCAATTGCGCGCCTTTTTGGGTGAAGACGGTTGGTATTGGCTGGCTGCTTGTGCTGTGTACCCCGCGCTGTCGTGGGATGTCACGCTGTATCTGGGGTACAAGCTGTTTGCAGATCGTATCAGTAACCCGACCGTCAGTGAGGGCTTGAGTTTTGAAGATCGCTTGTTAAGCCTGGTTCGTTTGCCTTGGTTTCGCTACGGTTCGATGCCGGATTGGTTGCGGCTGCGTTTGATCGAATCGTTCACACAGGAACAAGAAGCCGCCGTTCGCCGAACGATTGAAACGATGCTGCTGAGCGCGCTGGAACATCCGCAAGAAGGAATCCCGCTGGAACTGGCCGAGCCCACCGAAGCGAATTGGTGGCCTCGGCTGAAAGCAAAATGGGAAGCGCGATGGCGGAACAAGCGAATCGCCGGTTTGATCGAACGCGAACCGGAAGACAGCCCACTCAAAGATTTTGTCTTTCTCGGATTCCTTTCCGGCAGCAGAACGCGCCGGTTGACCGTGAAGCTGCCGGAATTGCTGAACCGTGTGTTGTTTCCGCAAGGTCAAGCCGTGCTGGGGTTTCGTCCCGTGACGGTGGCGGCGCTGGCCATTCTGCTTTCTGCTTCGGGAGCGGCTTATGTCGTCAATCGGTCGCAACAGGTGACGAACACGCCGCCACCGCCCAGCCAGTTTTACCTGCAATGGGATCAAGCCGAACAAAGCCGGTTTATCGTTGAAAAGACACAGCAAGTGCTTTCGGCGCTAGCAAACAACGCCGACACGCCGCTGAAAGAAGAAGACTTTGAGCTGATCCGGCAAAAGGTTTCCGAATACGCCTCCCGCGTAGGCAATGGTTCGACTTACGACAAGTTCACCTCTCCGATACAAAATGCTTTCCAAGAGGACCTGCGCTATGTCTTTGGACGTGGTGTGAAATATGCCCCTGAAATTTCGGCAGGCGTAGCGCCCACCACACAGCGAAAATTGCCGGTGCTGTATTTGGCAATGTTGGAAACGGAGTTCAGGCGCTGCCCTGACACACGCTCAGACCAGCAAGGAATGTTTCTCGTGCCCAGTTCGCGACCAGGTTCAGTTACGAATCGGCGTCTGGGCTTGGTGAATGTAGCGGAACCTTGCAATGTGCCGGTGGTCGCGGCACAGGTGGCCTCTTCTCTCTGGTCCCGTGTAATGGGATACCGCTTTTCTACGAACAGCGCAATCCAGAGCATTGCCATCTTCGGCGAACCGTCTGGGAGCATTTATTTCTCGCTGAATATCATGAACGGCTATGTCTGGAGCCTGGTGGCAGAGCAGGGAAACCCGTTGGACGAGGAACGAGCGAAACGTGCTAATTACGTCTATCGCTTTCTGGCCGCCACCATCGTCGGCGAAAACCCGCGCAGCTTCGGGCTGGAAATGAACCCGCTTTCGAGTTATGCAAAGCTTCCAGCGGGTTCAGTTCAACAAGAGCCACCTGGCGCTGCTACTGCGCAAACGGGCTCTCCGCGAACTCCTCGCGCCAGACCGACGCAAGGCACAACATCACAACAGCCTACGGCTGCCAATTGCCGGAATGACATCGCGGAGAGTGAGCGCTATGTCATTCGGACGGTGACGGTAGTCTTTGGAGCAGGCTCGAGATATGACCTCGGCGACGGGTACGTTGGGAACATCTATTCGCCGACGAAACTGAACGAGATCAACAGACGTGTAGTGGATCAAGGCTTGCCAATTCGTTACGACACACGAGGAAAGCCTTTTAATACCTGCGTGCAGGTAGTGGCGACTAATGACTGTATGAACGATATTGGATCGCCGAAATGCTTGAACGTGATACTGACAGAGGCAATTCCGCAACAACCGGCTCTCGTGATCGTGCCGGATGTGAGAGCAATGACGCTTGCTGATGCAAGACGAGCGATCGAGAGCGCGAGGCTCAGAGTTGGCAGCATCACTAACACAGTTAATCCTACCCGACTTACCATCAATGGTGTGCTGAGACAGCAGCCTAGCCCTGGCACCAGAGTCCGTACCGGCAGTTCTGTCAATCTGGAGATTACAACTGCTGCCACCCCGACGCCAACGCCGGCAACGTCAAGCATCACAGACAGGGAAATAATCAGCTTGCTAGGCAGCCTAAGGGATCAAAGCAGCTTAAATCGGTACAACCGCAAACAGAGCGCCTATGCTCTTTGGCTTCGTTCACGCAAGGATCGGGCAAGCATAAGAACAGCGATTGCTGAGTTGACCCCCTTCCTGAAAGATAATGATTCTGAAGTGCGGGCTTGGATTGCTTTGGCACTTGCCGAATCGGGAGAGACATCAAATGACATCAGACAGGTTTTGGTAGAAGCATCGAAAAGCGATGATGAAAGAATTCGTGATAATGCAGTGAAGGCGCTCAGTGGGATGCGGCAACAGGGGCGTTGA
- a CDS encoding enoyl-CoA hydratase/isomerase family protein, whose amino-acid sequence MEFSEIIFTKENCVATITLNRPTKLNAYSEVMVHEIISALGRARDDDEIRAVIITGTGRGFCSGGDISRDFQYPARYRGHKMEAMLEMRENMHQLVTLLQRFDKPTIAAVNGAAVAGGLTLALSCDFRIAAESAKLGDTSLKFSLIPDEGGAYLFPRFMGLERALKMSLFSEVYPAHQAKELGLVTEVVPDAELMPTARAWAERLADGPPIAIRITKRMMYKQQTMDLANALEDAALSVMVTNYCDDVKEGIAAFHEKRKPNFKGR is encoded by the coding sequence ATGGAATTCAGTGAAATCATCTTTACCAAAGAAAACTGCGTCGCCACCATTACGCTCAATCGCCCGACAAAGCTCAATGCCTATTCCGAAGTGATGGTTCACGAAATCATCTCGGCGCTGGGGCGTGCGCGTGATGACGATGAGATTCGAGCCGTCATCATCACCGGAACCGGTCGAGGGTTCTGTTCCGGCGGAGACATCTCACGCGACTTTCAGTATCCGGCGCGCTATCGAGGCCACAAGATGGAAGCGATGCTGGAAATGCGCGAGAACATGCATCAACTCGTCACATTGCTGCAGCGTTTCGATAAACCGACAATCGCCGCTGTCAATGGTGCGGCGGTTGCCGGAGGATTGACGCTGGCCTTGAGCTGCGATTTTCGCATTGCGGCGGAAAGCGCAAAGCTCGGCGACACCAGTTTGAAGTTTTCGCTGATTCCCGACGAAGGCGGCGCGTATCTGTTTCCCAGATTCATGGGTTTGGAACGCGCGCTGAAGATGTCGCTGTTTTCCGAAGTCTATCCGGCGCACCAAGCGAAGGAACTTGGTTTGGTCACGGAAGTTGTGCCGGATGCGGAATTGATGCCGACGGCGCGCGCGTGGGCGGAAAGACTGGCTGACGGGCCGCCCATCGCCATCCGCATCACCAAACGGATGATGTACAAACAGCAAACAATGGATTTGGCAAACGCGCTGGAAGATGCCGCGCTCAGCGTGATGGTGACCAATTACTGCGACGACGTGAAAGAAGGCATCGCCGCGTTTCACGAAAAGCGGAAACCGAATTTCAAAGGTCGCTGA
- a CDS encoding enoyl-CoA hydratase, translating to MPEEPILAHVENKVATLTFNRPDKLNALSRELLTQSAECLRRWSRDPEVGAIVVTGAGRAFCAGGDVSNMAKDTTPPSLEEQIDGLREAQELSWLLYNMPKVTIAAVNGHAMGAGLGVCLSCDLRIASDVAKFGTAYAKVGFGGDFGTTWLLARSVGAAKAKELFFLSEIIDAAEAHRLGLINRVVAADQLMAQVREIATRIAHGPLVSYRYMKANVNQAMSSDFRTLLDREAETHLRCGQTEDHKEGVRAFMEKRQPIFTGK from the coding sequence ATGCCTGAAGAACCAATCCTGGCACACGTTGAAAACAAGGTCGCTACGTTAACATTCAACCGTCCCGACAAACTGAATGCCCTGAGCCGCGAATTGCTGACGCAATCCGCCGAATGTTTGAGGCGATGGAGCCGCGATCCGGAAGTCGGCGCCATCGTCGTCACAGGCGCAGGCCGCGCGTTTTGCGCCGGAGGCGATGTCAGCAATATGGCCAAAGACACAACTCCGCCTTCGCTTGAAGAACAGATTGACGGTTTGCGCGAAGCGCAGGAACTGTCGTGGTTGCTGTACAACATGCCGAAAGTGACGATTGCCGCCGTCAATGGCCACGCGATGGGCGCAGGGTTAGGCGTCTGCTTGTCTTGCGACTTACGCATCGCCTCAGACGTTGCCAAGTTCGGAACGGCGTACGCCAAAGTCGGTTTCGGCGGAGATTTCGGTACTACGTGGTTGCTGGCCCGGTCAGTCGGCGCGGCCAAAGCCAAAGAGCTGTTTTTCCTGAGCGAAATCATTGACGCGGCAGAAGCACATCGGCTCGGTTTGATCAATCGCGTCGTTGCCGCCGATCAGTTGATGGCGCAAGTTCGTGAAATCGCCACGCGCATCGCCCACGGGCCGCTGGTCAGTTATCGGTATATGAAAGCCAACGTCAATCAAGCGATGAGTTCCGACTTCCGCACCTTGCTTGATCGCGAAGCCGAGACGCATTTGCGCTGCGGCCAAACCGAAGACCACAAAGAGGGCGTCCGCGCTTTCATGGAAAAACGCCAGCCAATCTTCACGGGCAAATAA
- a CDS encoding acyl-CoA dehydrogenase family protein — protein sequence MSTSEVDFFKLDGQLSDEEKLVRQSVRAFVNERVKPIIAECFEEGRFPFDLIPEMASLGVLGANLPEKYGCAGVNNVAYGLITQELEAGDSGIRSFVSVQGALCMYPIYAFGSEEQRMKWLPNMAAGKVIGCFGLTEPNSGSDPGSMKTRAKRTKDGWVLNGSKAWITNGTIADIAIVWAKTDENDKIRGFLVEKGTKGFTAPEIKHKMSLRASITSELVFEDCLIPEENILPLSGGLKSPLSCLTQARYGIAWGAIGAAVDCFQTATEYAKQRIQFGRPIGSFQLTQEKLAKMLTEISKAQLLCLQLGRMKDAGTMEPVHVSMAKYNNVGMALEIARSARGILGANGIIGDYSIMRHMANLESVYTYEGTNEVHMLVLGKHITGLDAFGG from the coding sequence ATGAGCACCTCAGAAGTAGATTTTTTCAAACTGGACGGGCAATTAAGCGACGAAGAAAAGCTGGTTCGCCAATCGGTTCGCGCGTTCGTCAACGAACGCGTCAAACCGATCATCGCCGAATGTTTTGAAGAAGGCCGCTTTCCCTTCGACCTGATTCCTGAAATGGCTTCGCTTGGCGTGCTGGGCGCGAACCTACCGGAAAAATACGGCTGCGCGGGCGTCAACAACGTTGCTTATGGATTGATCACGCAAGAACTGGAAGCGGGCGATAGCGGCATTCGCAGCTTTGTGTCGGTACAAGGCGCGCTGTGCATGTATCCGATTTACGCCTTTGGCAGCGAAGAGCAGCGAATGAAATGGTTGCCAAACATGGCTGCGGGCAAAGTCATCGGGTGTTTCGGATTGACCGAACCGAATTCCGGTTCCGATCCCGGCAGCATGAAAACGCGCGCCAAGCGAACGAAAGACGGGTGGGTGCTGAACGGCAGCAAAGCCTGGATCACCAACGGAACCATTGCCGACATTGCCATCGTCTGGGCGAAGACAGATGAGAACGACAAGATTCGCGGCTTTCTGGTCGAAAAGGGGACCAAAGGATTCACCGCGCCGGAAATCAAACATAAGATGAGCTTGCGCGCTTCGATTACGTCTGAGCTTGTGTTTGAAGATTGCCTGATTCCTGAAGAAAACATTTTGCCTTTGAGCGGCGGGTTGAAAAGTCCGCTGAGCTGTTTGACGCAGGCGCGGTACGGCATCGCCTGGGGAGCAATCGGCGCGGCAGTTGATTGTTTCCAAACCGCTACGGAATACGCCAAACAGCGAATTCAGTTTGGACGGCCAATTGGCAGCTTCCAGTTGACCCAGGAAAAGCTGGCAAAGATGTTGACCGAAATTTCCAAAGCGCAATTGCTGTGTTTGCAGCTTGGCCGGATGAAAGATGCGGGCACGATGGAACCGGTGCACGTTTCGATGGCCAAATACAACAACGTCGGCATGGCGTTGGAAATCGCCCGTTCGGCGCGCGGCATCCTGGGCGCGAACGGCATCATCGGCGATTATTCGATCATGCGGCATATGGCCAATCTGGAATCGGTGTACACCTACGAAGGC